The genomic DNA AGAGCCGGGTCCGGGGGCTGCCGGAGTTCTCCGGGGAGCTGCCCGTGTCCGTGCTCGGCGAGGAGATCCTCACCGAGGGCGAGGGCCGCATCCGCGCCATGGTCACCTCCGCGGGCAACCCGGTGGTGTCCACGCCCAACGGGCGGCAGATGGATCAGGCCTTCGCCTCGCTGGACTTCATGGTGAGCATCGACCCGTACATCAACGAGACGACCCGCCACGCGCACATCATCCTGCCGCCCGTGACCCAGCTGGAGCGCGGCCACTTCGATCTCATCTTCAACACGTTCGCGGTGCGCGACACCGTCAAGTACTCGCCGCCGCTCTTCACGCCGCCCGCTGATTCGCTCCACGATTGGGAAATCTTCCTGGAGCTCAAGCACCGCCTGGACACCCTGCGCGGCGAGCCGCTGGCACGCGGGGAGCTGCCCTACCGCGCCTTGAAGGCCCTCGGCCCCGAGCGCCTGCTGGACGTGGGGCTGCGCGCGGGCCCCTACGGCATGAGGCTGCGCCCCTTCCGCCAGGGACTGAGCCTGGCGAGCCTCAAGGCCCAACCCCATGGCGTGGACCTGGGGCCCCTCAAGCCATGCCTGCCCGGACGGCTGGCCACGCGCGAGCGCCGCATCCAGCTCGCCCCCGAGCCGCTGGTGGAAGACCTCCAGCGCCTGCGCTCCACCTTCCCTCCAGCAGACCCGGCGGCGCGCGCCGACGGCGAGTTCCAGCTCATCGGCCGGCGCCATGTGCGCGACAACAACTCCTGGATGCACAACGTGCCCAAGCTGGTGAGTGGCAAGCCCCGCTGCACGCTCATGGTGCACCCCGCGGATGCCCAGCGGCTGGGCCTGCGCGAGGGAGACTCGGCACGCGTCACGTCCCGGGTCGGCGAGGTGCTCGCCCCCGTGAACGTGACGGACGAAGTGATGCCCGGCGTGGTCAGCCTCCCCCATGGCTACGGGCACGCCCGCTCGGGAGTCCAGCTCCAGGTGGCGGGCGCCCACGCCGGTGTCAGCATCAATGACCTCACTGACGATCAGGTCATCGATGGAATCAGTGGAAATGCCGCATTCTCCGCGATCCAGGTGCGCATTCAGCCGCTAGAATCATCTGGCTCTGAAGTGCGGCCCAAGCAGCCCTCGATTGGATGAAACGACCCCCATGATCACCGTCTACCAAACCCCCGTGGCCTGGGGCACCCCGAACCTCAGCCCCTTCTGCTTCAAGCTGGAGGCGTACCTGCGGATGACGGGGATGTCCTACGAAGTGAAGCTGGCGGACCTGCGCAACGCGCCCAAGGGCAAGGTGCCCTACATCGAGCTGGACGGGCTGCGGATGGGTGACTCGCAGTTCATCATCGAGCACCTCAAGAAGAAGTTCGGGGATCCGCTCGACAAGGAGCTGACGCCCCAGCAGGTGGCGGTGGGCCACACCGTGCGGCGCATGCTCGAGGAGAGCACCTACTGGTACATCGTCTACATGCGCTGGGTGGACGAGGCGGGCTGGCTCGCCTACCGGCCCGTGGCCGAGACGATGGTGCCCTGGGTGGTGGGCGGCGACATCCCCGTGGCCACGCTGCGTCAGGGCATGCTGCGCATCCTCCACGATCAGGGCACGGGCCGTCACAGCTCGGAGGAGGTACAGTCCCTGGCCATCGCGGACATCACCGCCATCTCGACGATCATGGGCGAGAAGCCCTACCTGCTGAGCGACAAGCCGTCCTCCTTCGACGCGGGGCTCTACTCCTTCCTGGTGAGCATCATCGCCAACCCCGTGGACACGGATCTCAAGCAGTTCACGCTCAGCCAGACGAACCTGGTGCGCTACTGCGCGAACTTCAAGAAGCGCTTCTTCGCCAACTGGACGCCGCCGGACATGAAGGCCGCCTGAGCGGCTCGCCGGATAGGCCTGACGGAGGTCACGCCCCCCAAGGTCGCCGTGGCCTCATTCAAGGGCTCCCGAAGGACGCCTCCCAGAGCGGTTGTCCCTCGGGCGACAGCCCAAAGGTCCAGAGGTCCGTCTTGCCCGCGCCCTGGGAGGACGTCATCCCCACGACCACGAGGCTCTCGTCCGCCAGGCGAGCAATGCCATAGCCCATGTCATCTCCAGCGCCGCCATAAGAGCGCTGCCAGAGCAAGCGTCCATCCGCGGAGAAACGCCACACGGTTGCCTCCCGGTCGACCAGGAAATCCTTCCAGGAATATCCCCCCACGGCGACTCCCCCATCGGGAAAGACGGCGATGGCGCGGCCAGCATCCAACTGGGATGAGGAGTACTCCCACAGGATTTCCCCTCGTGAGTCCATGCGCACCACCCAAAGGTGCTTGTCCATTGAATTGGAATGGCTCAGACGTCCCGCCGCGATAAGCCCGCCATCCGGCAATGAAGCGAGCGCATTCAATTCACCCTGGCCTTCGGTCGGCAACCGCTTTTCCGCGGTGGCCCGTCCATCGGACTCCAGAAACAACAATCTCGAAATCCCCAGTCCCACGGTCGAGGTTTCCGACGTTCCCAGGACGGCGATGCGTTGAGCGGGGAGCGCCACCAGGGCAGTAACGTGTTCGACTTGGGGAAGCGCCACATCCCAAAGTCGATTGCCCCGAGAATCCAATCGGACGACCCAGCCCGCTCCGTCCTGCACTCCCCCAGCGACAGGAGAACCGTCCTCGAGCACCGCGATGGCATTGAGTCCATTCACGCCCACGTGGCCTGGAGTCCGCTCCCAAAGCACATCCCCTTCTGGGGAAAGCACGAGGAGCCAGCCCCGGAATCGTCCCACCGCGAGCTGTTCCTCCCCCGCGACGATGAGTCCACCACCCGGCGCGGCGACGATCGCTCGACCCAATGTTCCGGTTCCAGGTTCTCCCCCTCCATAAGTCCGCTCCCAGAGGGGAGGCGGAGCCTTGTCGAACTGGAGCACCCAGGCCTGCTGGACTCCAGGCCGCCGGGAGTTGGTGTGGCCCACCACGGAGAAACCGTTCCCCGTCGCGTTGACCGCCTCCGCCCATTCGTGTCCCGTGCTGTTCTCCTGCTCGACGTTTCGCGCCCACGTCATGTCGCCACGCCCTGACACGGGTGAAAAAACATCAACCGGGCGGTAGAGGAGAAACCCCACGAGGAGCAACACGACGCACACCGCCAGCCCCGCCCCCCAAACAAGTCCCTTGCCAACACCGTCCCGAGTTTTCATTGGATTCAATGCCACTCGGCAGTGTGAAGCCGCTTCTTCTCCGCCGGGCTGAAAGGACGGATGAGGGGGACGATATCTTTGTATTCCATATCTTTCCACGGTCCGTCATTTTCGCCACCGATGTGTCCTCTCAGAAAACGTATCTGGGCTTCAAGGCTGATACGCCATGTGGAGAGAATGGAGCACATGGTGCGAGAGGAGACAGCTCAGCAAGACACGGAGTAGCGCCCTCCGTCGGGCCTTAGGTCCTGGAGGATTCCGGCCTGTGAAATGTGGGAGTGCCCGAGTACCGGGGCAAACCCACCCGCGGCCGACCCGGGAATGGCGGACGGGGCGGTCCACGGGTAGCTTGGAGGGCCCTTGAGCCAAGCCGTCACCGCCCTCCTCGCGCTGTTCCTCACCACGTGCGCCGCGCCGCGTACGGCCCCTCCCGCCCCGGCCGTCGAGCCCCCTCCGGCGCCTCCGGTGGTCACCCCCGCGGCGCCCGCCCCCGCGCCCGAGTGGTTCGCCGAGGAGCTGCCCGCGCCGGACACCCGCAAGCGCCTGGACTTCCGGGGAGGCGAGCCGCGCGTGCCCATCGGGCTGATGCAGGGCCGCTCCGAGGTGCGCTTCGTGCCCCGGGGCCGGATGCGGCTGCGCTTCGGCGGAGAGGCCGACAAGGTCCTCGAGGCCCCCTCGGGCTCGCTCTGGACGGTGCGGGTGACGGAAGGCTCGCCCGCGGAGCTGTCCTCGCGCGTGCAGCTCGCGGAGATTCCCTTCGTGGACAAGGCGGGCCTCGCGGACGCCCAGGCGCAATGGAAGGCCCGGGGGATCGCGGTGCGCGTGCACGTGCTGGGCGTGCTCTACGGCATCGCCGGCAAGGTCATCGACAACCGCCGCTACCTGCTGCTGCTCGACGAGGAGCTGACACCCCGCGACGCCCCCGCGCGCCAGGCGGCGCTCCTGAGCCAGTTCGGCGTGCGAACCACCCTCTTCGAGGAGGTGCGCACCCCCTCCCACGCCATCCTCGAGGTGAAGGATCAGGGCGGCGCCGTGGTGGGGCTCGCCCAGGACTCGGTGTCCGTGGAGACGCTGGACGACGCTGGCTTCGAGGTGCGCCAGGTGGAGCACGACGTCGGCTACGACAACCACGGCTTCGAGGACCGCTCCTTCCGGGGCACGCTCCAGCTCGTGGTGGACCGGCATGGCACGCTCGCGGTGGTCAACGGGGTGCGGCTGGAGGATCTGCTCAAGGGGCTGGTGCCGTCGGAAATCTACGCCCGGGCGCACCCGGAGGCGCTCAAGGCGCAGGCGGTGACGGCGCGTGGAGAGGTGCTGGCGAAGGTGGGCATCAAGCACCTGGCGGACCCCTTCCTGCTGTGCTCCGAGCAGCACTGCGCGGTGTACCGGGGCCGCACGGGCGAGGCCGCCAGCACGACGGCGGCGGTGGAGGCCACCCGGGGCGAGGGCCTCTTCTCCCAGAACGGCCGGCTGGTCGACTCGGTGTACAGCGCGGTGTGCGGCGGCCACACCGAGGACAATGATGTCGTCTGGGGGGGCCCGCCCAACCCCAACCTGCGGGGCCGGCCGGACGTGCTGGGCTCGCCCCAGGGGCTGCCCACGCCAGGCAACCTCGCCGAGTACCTGCGCGCGGAGCTGCCCACCATGTGCCGCCTGTCCAGCTTCGCGCAGCCAAGCAAGTACCGCTGGGAGAAGCGCTTCAGCGTGGAGCAGGTGAACGCCCTCACGGCGCACCTGAACGTGGGCCCCGTGCGGGCGCTGAGCCTGGGAGAGCGAGGCGTGTCGGGCCGGGCCCGGACGCTCACGGTGGCGGGCGAGCGCGGCGTCACCCAGGTGCGGGGCGAGCTGAACATCCGCCGCCTCTTCGGCATGCTCAACAGCGCCATGGCCCTGGTCGAGGAGGAGCAGGACGCCGAGGGGCACCTGAGCGGCTGGCGCTTCCGGGGCGGCGGCTGGGGCCACGGGGTGGGCATGTGCCAGACGGGCGCCATCGGCCGGGCCGAGGCCGGACAGCGCTACCAGGACATCCTTCGTTTCTACTTCAACGGAGCAGAAGTCGCCCCCATCTACTGAACGCTCCGGCGTCTTCCCGATGACAGTTCGGGAGTACGGGGCGCGCCCAGGGGTTATCATCCACGCGCGTGCCGATGGGTCCATCGCATCCAGAGCAGACATCCAGGCGCAGGAAGAGGTGGTCCGACCCCGCCCGCTACCTGCTCGCCCTGCTCATCGCGTTGCTGCTCCAGGCGGGCTTCGTGGGCCTGCTGGCGCTGATGGCGTACATCCAGTCCACCCTTCCGCCCGACCCCAAGCCCCCCAAGCCGCCGAGCGCCGTGGCCCTCCGGCCCCTGAGCGACCAGGAATGGGCGAAGAACCGGGGTCCGGTGCCCAATGCCCCCACCGCGTCGTCCACGCCCCCTCCCAAGAAGAAGGAGGAGAAGAAGCCGGAGAAGCGCCCGGATGGGCAGGTGGTGGACGTGGCCCCGGGCAACCAGAAACAGGCCCCGGACGCGAAGTACCTCGCCGAGCACGACAACAAGGTGGAGAAGGAGACGCGCGCGCGTGAGCAGACGCCCTTCTACAAGAACGCCATGCCCCAGACGACGGCGCAGCGCTCGCGCCAGGGCTCCGGGGTGAGCGAGGAGCAGGCCGCGCACCTGTCCGGCAACAACGGCCGGGGCGCGGATGACCGGCCCCTGGCCGAGGGTGGCAAGAAGTCCGCCTTCGAGCTGCCCGACGCACGGCGCAAGCAGGAGATCGCCCTCAAGCAGGACCCCCGCGCGCCAGGCCCGGGCATCGAGGTGGACAACCGCGACGAGAGCGACGAAGTGGTCGGCAACGGCAAGCGGCTGCGCATCCAGCGGGGCGGGGGCGACGGGGACGAAGGCTCCGAGGGCCGCGCGGGCAGTCCTGGCTTGGCGAAGCTGATGCCCTCGCAGGCGGTGATGGATCAGATCATCGGCGGGGCGCCCAATGATCATCTCAAGAACGTGGCGGAGGGGGACGGCACCTACCTCAATACCCGCGAGTGGAAGTTCGCCAGCTTCTTCAACCGGGTGAAGCAGAGCGTGGGCACGCAGTGGAACCCGAACACGGCGCTGATGCGGCGGGATCCCACGGGCAACATCTACGCGGGCCGGGATCGCTACACCATGGTGCAGGTCACCCTGGACGAGCACGGCAAGGTGGCGGACATCAGCATCGAGAAGAGCTCCGGCCTGGACTTCCTGGACCTGGAGGCCATCGAGTCCTTCAAGCGGGCGCAGCCCTTCCCCAACCCGCCAGCGGGCTTGTTGGAGGACGACTCCAAGGTGCGCTTCTCCTTTGGATTCTTCATGGACATGGGGGGCGGCCCCCGGATGAGGCTCTTCCGTCAGCCCAACTGAACCCCTCGCACCCGGCGCGTGCCGGCACTAGGGTGCGCCGCGTGGAAGCCTCCCTGATCGCGCGCAACCGGAAGGTGCGCACCACTCTCGCCGCCATCCTCGTGGCCAACTGGGCCGTGGCCGTGCTCAAGCTCCTCCTCGGCTTGCTGAGTGACTCGGCCGCGGTGACGGCGGACGGGGTGCACTCCTTCATCGATGGAGGCTCCAACGTGCTGGCCCTGGTGGCCATGTCGGTGGCCGCCCGCCCCGCGGACGAGGACCACCCCTACGGTCACGGTAAGTTCGAGGCCCTGGCCTCGCTGGGCATTGGTGCGTTGATCGGCATCTCCATGCTGGAACTGGGGCGCATGGCGCTCGATTCGCTGGTGCACGATCGCCATCCCACGGTGACGCCGCTCATGGTGGGGGTGATGATCGGGACGCTGGTCATCAACCTCTTCGTCACCTCCATCGAGCACCACAGGGGCAAGAAGCTCCAGAGCGCGCTGTTGCTCGCGGACGCGCGGCACACGCTGTCGGACGTGGGCGTCACGCTGGCGGTGCTCGCCTCGCTGGCCCTGGTGGCACTGGGCTACCCGAAGGCGGATGGGTGGGTGACGCTCGCGGTGATGGCCATCGTGGCCCGCGTGGGGTGGGACATCGTCAAGCAGGCGGTGGGCATCCTCTCGGACACGGCGCGGCTGGATACCCAGAAGGTGGCCGCCCTGACGCTCCAGGTGCCGGGCGTGCGCTCGTGCCGCGACGTGCGCAGCCGGGGCATGGAGGGCACGGTGTACGTGGACCTGAAGATCGAGGTGGAGCCGCAGATGTCCACCGCGCGGGCGCATGACCTGGCCGACGCGGTGGAGGCGAAGCTCCAGGCGGCGTTCCCCGAGGTCGTGGATGTGGTGGTGCACGTCGAGCCGGCGCGCGCCCTCCCCTCCGCCTGAACCCTCGCCCCGCTACGGCTGGATGGTGGTGACGAACCCGGCCTTGCCGTCGTGGACCTTGAGGACCACGGCGGGCTTCACGGCATCGCGGTTCGCGTCCAGGGAGATGGGCCCCGCGACGCCGGGAAAGTTCCGGGTCTTCGCGATGGCGTCCCGCAGGGACGGTCCACTCCAATCCGGAGCCCGCTCGAGCGCGGCGGCCGCCACCTTCGCCGCCTCGTAGGCGAGCACCGAGGACGTGTCCGGCATGATTCCATAGAGCTTCCGATAGGCCGCGACGAACTCGCGCATCCGCGCATCCGGGCTGTCCAGGGCGTAGGGGCTGGTGAAGTAGCTGCCCTCCAGGGCGGTACCGGCCAACTCGAACAGCGTCTCCGCGTCCCACCCGTCACTGCCCAGCAAGGGGACCGTCAAACCCAGCTCGCGCGCCTGCCGGGCGATGATGCCCACGTCGCTGTAATACCCCGGGATGTAGACGGCCTGGGGCCGCGTCTGTTTGATGGCGGTGAGCTGCGCACGGAAATCCGTATCGCCCTGCGAATAGCTCTCCGTGGCGACGATCCGTCCTCCCAGGCGCGTGAAGTCGCGCGTGAACACCTCCCCGAGCCCCAGGGAGTAGTCGCTCTTGTTGTCCTGGAGGATGGCCACCCGCTCCAGCTTCAGGTCCTCGCGGGCGAACTTCGCCATCACGAATCCCTGGAAGGGATCGATGAAACAGATGCGGAAGATGTAGTCGCCCTTTTGGGTCACCGCGGGGTGGGTGGCGGCATGACTGATCATGGGCACACCGGCCGCCTGGGCCTTTTCCGCCATGGCCATGGAATTGGACGAGGACACCTCGCCGAGGATGAGCACCACCTTGTCCCGGGTGATGAGCCGGGTGGCCGCCTGGGCCGCGTCCTCGGGCCTCCCCTGGCTGTCATAGACGCGTACCACGAGCTTCTTGCCCTTCACGCCCCCCGCGGCGTTGATTTCCTGGAGGGCCATGTCGAATCCATTGCGGCTGGAGATGCCAAAGGCCGCCTGGGCGCCGGTGAGGCTGCCCACCTCTCCGAGCAACACCTCCCGCACCTCGGGAGGCGTGTTCTCGACGTCGAGGGCCCGCTCCGGACTGGCCACGGGAGGGGTCTTCTTCTCACAGGCGGCCATGCACGATGCGAGGACGGCGAGCAGCACGGGGGACCAACGACGCATCGAATTCGCCTCCTGGACCCGGAGCACGCGGCCAGGAGGCCATGCTCCACGCTTCCAGCGGATGCGCCAAGCGCGAATCTCCGTCCCCGTTTATTCACTGGCTTCCCACTCGACCGAAAGGCGAAGGACCATGGCGAAGACAGGACGAATCGGTGTTGGCATCATCGGCGCGAGCCCGGATCGCGGATGGGCGGCGTCCGCGCACATCCCCGCGCTGCGCGCCCTACCCACCTACGAACTCCGAGCGTTGAGCACCAGCCGGCGGGAGTCCGCGGAGGCCGCCTCGCGCCAGTTCGGCGTCCCCCTGGCGTTCGACAACGCCGCCGAGCTCGTGGCGCGGCCGGAGGTCGACCTGGTCGTCGTCTCCGTCAAGGTCCCCACGCATCGCGAGCTGGTGACGGCGGCGCTCCACGCGGGCAAGGACGTCTATTGCGAGTGGCCGCTCGGAAATGGGCTCGCCGAAGCCGAGGAGCTGGCGGCGCTCGCGCGTGCGCGCGGCGTCCGGGCGATCGTGGGTCTCCAGGCCCGTGCCGCCCCGGCCGTGCGGTATGTCCGCGACCTCATCGCCAGCGGCTTCGTGGGCGAGGTGTTGTCCACGAGCCTCGTGGCGACGGGAGGCGCATGGGGAGACACCATCGACGGCTTCAACACCTACCTGCTCGACGAGCGCAACGGCGCCACGCTTCTCACCATTCCCTTCGGACACACGGTCGACGCGCTCTGCTGGAGCCTGGGTGAGTTCCAGGAAGTGAGCGCGACGCTGGCCACCCGCCGCTCGGTGGTGCGGCTGGCGGGAACGAACGAGACACGCCCCCAGACCGCGCCGGATCAGGTCGCCGTGTCCGGGGTGCTCACCAGCGGGGCGGTCGCCTCCATCCATTACCGGGGCGGCGTGTCGCGCGGCACGAACCTGCTGTGGGAAATCAATGGCACCGAGGGAGACCTCGTCCTCACCGGAGGCAGTGGCCATCTCCAGATGGCAGCGCCCACGCTCTCGGGAGGAAACGGGAAGGAGAAGTTCGGTCCGCTCACCCTCCCCGAGCGTTACGTCGCGGCCCCCGGGGCTCCCGAGGGAAGCGCCTTCAACGTGGCCCAGGCCTACGCCCAGTTCGCCGAGGACCCGACCTCCGTCCCGAGCTTCGACGACGCCGTGGTGCGCCACCGGATGATCGAGGCCATTCGCGAAGCGGCTCGCACGGGCCAGCGCCAGCGGCTCTGACGCCCGCCTCGTGCCGGACAACAGGCCGCGCGGACAGTGGTTCCGCGCGGCCCGCCCTCCCTGGGACGGCTACCACACTCGAGGTCAGGCCACGACCAGGTTGATGATGCGGCCCGGGATATAGACGAACTTCTTCTCCGTCTTTCCCTGGGTATGGCTGAGCACGGCCGGATCGTTCGCGATGGCCGCGCGCACGTCCGCTTCCGTGGCATCCCGGCGCAGCTTCACGCGGCTGCGCAGCTTGCCATTGACCTGCACGCCCATCTCGACTTCATCGTCCACCGTGAGGGCGGGATCGAACGTCGGCCAGGGCTCGTGGGCCAGGCTCTTCTCCCCCCCCAGCCGCTCCCACAACTCCTCGGCCAGGTGCGGCGCGAAGGGCGCGAGCAGCAGTGTGAACGTCCGCGCCGCGTCCAGGGGCACGTGGGGGACTTCCGCCAAACGGTTGGAGAGGATCATCAGGGCGCTCACCGCCGTGTTGAAGCGAAGCGCCTCGATGTCCTCGCCCACCTTCTTCACCGTCTTGTGGAGCAGGCGCAGCGTCTCGTCATCGAGCGGCCCGCTTCCCTTCCCCCCCGCATGCTCTTTCGCGAGGGCCAGGGTGCTCCAAGCGCGATCGAGGAAGCGCCGCACGCCGATGACGCCCCGGGTCTGCCAGGGCTTCACCGCCTCGAGCGGACCCATGAACATCTCATAGACGCGCAAGGCATCCGCGCCGTGCTCCGAGACGACGTCGTCCGGATTGACCACGTTGCCACGGGACTTGGCCATCTTCCCGCCGTCCTCCCCGAGGATCATCCCCTGGTGGACGAGCTTCTGGAACGGCTCGGGGTGGGACACCACGCCGCAGTCGAAGAGCACCTTGTGCCAGAAGCGGGCATAGAGCAGGTGCAGCACCGCGTGCTCGGCGCCGCCCACGTACAGGTCCACCGGCA from Melittangium boletus DSM 14713 includes the following:
- a CDS encoding ABC transporter substrate-binding protein, which translates into the protein MRRWSPVLLAVLASCMAACEKKTPPVASPERALDVENTPPEVREVLLGEVGSLTGAQAAFGISSRNGFDMALQEINAAGGVKGKKLVVRVYDSQGRPEDAAQAATRLITRDKVVLILGEVSSSNSMAMAEKAQAAGVPMISHAATHPAVTQKGDYIFRICFIDPFQGFVMAKFAREDLKLERVAILQDNKSDYSLGLGEVFTRDFTRLGGRIVATESYSQGDTDFRAQLTAIKQTRPQAVYIPGYYSDVGIIARQARELGLTVPLLGSDGWDAETLFELAGTALEGSYFTSPYALDSPDARMREFVAAYRKLYGIMPDTSSVLAYEAAKVAAAALERAPDWSGPSLRDAIAKTRNFPGVAGPISLDANRDAVKPAVVLKVHDGKAGFVTTIQP
- a CDS encoding molybdopterin-dependent oxidoreductase, which produces MSPSHAPQLHFRTCNLCEAMCGLRIETDGSKVLSIRGDDEDPFSQGHICPKAVALQDLHEDPDRLRHPVRRTASGWERMSWKDALDETANRLHAVQKAHGKDAVGVYSGNPTVHNHGAMLLLPFFLKALRTRNKFSATSVDQLPHHLASYLMLGHQLLIPIPDIDRTHFMLILGANPLASNGSLMTAPGVRGRLKAIQQRGGKVVVVDPRKTETARIADEHLFIRPSTDALWLWSLLHVLLHEVGARLGRLADFTDGLAHVRELSREFTPERAAAHTGIPADTTRRIARELAAAPSAVCYGRVGVSTQAFGGMCQWLINVLNVVTGNFDREGGAMFTRPAFDLVGGPKAMRSSRGSMGRWKSRVRGLPEFSGELPVSVLGEEILTEGEGRIRAMVTSAGNPVVSTPNGRQMDQAFASLDFMVSIDPYINETTRHAHIILPPVTQLERGHFDLIFNTFAVRDTVKYSPPLFTPPADSLHDWEIFLELKHRLDTLRGEPLARGELPYRALKALGPERLLDVGLRAGPYGMRLRPFRQGLSLASLKAQPHGVDLGPLKPCLPGRLATRERRIQLAPEPLVEDLQRLRSTFPPADPAARADGEFQLIGRRHVRDNNSWMHNVPKLVSGKPRCTLMVHPADAQRLGLREGDSARVTSRVGEVLAPVNVTDEVMPGVVSLPHGYGHARSGVQLQVAGAHAGVSINDLTDDQVIDGISGNAAFSAIQVRIQPLESSGSEVRPKQPSIG
- a CDS encoding energy transducer TonB family protein, whose protein sequence is MGPSHPEQTSRRRKRWSDPARYLLALLIALLLQAGFVGLLALMAYIQSTLPPDPKPPKPPSAVALRPLSDQEWAKNRGPVPNAPTASSTPPPKKKEEKKPEKRPDGQVVDVAPGNQKQAPDAKYLAEHDNKVEKETRAREQTPFYKNAMPQTTAQRSRQGSGVSEEQAAHLSGNNGRGADDRPLAEGGKKSAFELPDARRKQEIALKQDPRAPGPGIEVDNRDESDEVVGNGKRLRIQRGGGDGDEGSEGRAGSPGLAKLMPSQAVMDQIIGGAPNDHLKNVAEGDGTYLNTREWKFASFFNRVKQSVGTQWNPNTALMRRDPTGNIYAGRDRYTMVQVTLDEHGKVADISIEKSSGLDFLDLEAIESFKRAQPFPNPPAGLLEDDSKVRFSFGFFMDMGGGPRMRLFRQPN
- a CDS encoding SpoIID/LytB domain-containing protein, with the protein product MSQAVTALLALFLTTCAAPRTAPPAPAVEPPPAPPVVTPAAPAPAPEWFAEELPAPDTRKRLDFRGGEPRVPIGLMQGRSEVRFVPRGRMRLRFGGEADKVLEAPSGSLWTVRVTEGSPAELSSRVQLAEIPFVDKAGLADAQAQWKARGIAVRVHVLGVLYGIAGKVIDNRRYLLLLDEELTPRDAPARQAALLSQFGVRTTLFEEVRTPSHAILEVKDQGGAVVGLAQDSVSVETLDDAGFEVRQVEHDVGYDNHGFEDRSFRGTLQLVVDRHGTLAVVNGVRLEDLLKGLVPSEIYARAHPEALKAQAVTARGEVLAKVGIKHLADPFLLCSEQHCAVYRGRTGEAASTTAAVEATRGEGLFSQNGRLVDSVYSAVCGGHTEDNDVVWGGPPNPNLRGRPDVLGSPQGLPTPGNLAEYLRAELPTMCRLSSFAQPSKYRWEKRFSVEQVNALTAHLNVGPVRALSLGERGVSGRARTLTVAGERGVTQVRGELNIRRLFGMLNSAMALVEEEQDAEGHLSGWRFRGGGWGHGVGMCQTGAIGRAEAGQRYQDILRFYFNGAEVAPIY
- a CDS encoding cation diffusion facilitator family transporter — translated: MRRVEASLIARNRKVRTTLAAILVANWAVAVLKLLLGLLSDSAAVTADGVHSFIDGGSNVLALVAMSVAARPADEDHPYGHGKFEALASLGIGALIGISMLELGRMALDSLVHDRHPTVTPLMVGVMIGTLVINLFVTSIEHHRGKKLQSALLLADARHTLSDVGVTLAVLASLALVALGYPKADGWVTLAVMAIVARVGWDIVKQAVGILSDTARLDTQKVAALTLQVPGVRSCRDVRSRGMEGTVYVDLKIEVEPQMSTARAHDLADAVEAKLQAAFPEVVDVVVHVEPARALPSA
- a CDS encoding glutathione S-transferase family protein, yielding MITVYQTPVAWGTPNLSPFCFKLEAYLRMTGMSYEVKLADLRNAPKGKVPYIELDGLRMGDSQFIIEHLKKKFGDPLDKELTPQQVAVGHTVRRMLEESTYWYIVYMRWVDEAGWLAYRPVAETMVPWVVGGDIPVATLRQGMLRILHDQGTGRHSSEEVQSLAIADITAISTIMGEKPYLLSDKPSSFDAGLYSFLVSIIANPVDTDLKQFTLSQTNLVRYCANFKKRFFANWTPPDMKAA
- a CDS encoding Gfo/Idh/MocA family protein, translating into MAKTGRIGVGIIGASPDRGWAASAHIPALRALPTYELRALSTSRRESAEAASRQFGVPLAFDNAAELVARPEVDLVVVSVKVPTHRELVTAALHAGKDVYCEWPLGNGLAEAEELAALARARGVRAIVGLQARAAPAVRYVRDLIASGFVGEVLSTSLVATGGAWGDTIDGFNTYLLDERNGATLLTIPFGHTVDALCWSLGEFQEVSATLATRRSVVRLAGTNETRPQTAPDQVAVSGVLTSGAVASIHYRGGVSRGTNLLWEINGTEGDLVLTGGSGHLQMAAPTLSGGNGKEKFGPLTLPERYVAAPGAPEGSAFNVAQAYAQFAEDPTSVPSFDDAVVRHRMIEAIREAARTGQRQRL